One genomic window of Notamacropus eugenii isolate mMacEug1 chromosome 6, mMacEug1.pri_v2, whole genome shotgun sequence includes the following:
- the HES1 gene encoding transcription factor HES-1, with product MPADIMEKNSSSPVAATPANVNTTPDKPKTASEHRKSSKPIMEKRRRARINESLSQLKTLILDALKKDSSRHSKLEKADILEMTVKHLRTLQRAQMTAALSTDPTVLGKYRAGFSECMNEVTRFLSTCEGVNTDVRTRLLGHLANCMSQIHALNYPPPPPPHPALPPPAPGGPHGPPFGQPLVALPGAAAPPGGGGGGAASAGSGSAVACKLGAGAAAAAAAADGAKVFGGFQVVPAPDGQFAFLIPNAAFAHSGPVIPVYTHAGGGAAGAVTPSSGPSLTADSVWRPW from the exons ATGCCAGCTGATATAATGGAGAAAAATTCCTCCTCCCCCGTTGCTGCCACCCCAGCCAATGTCAACACAACGCCCGATAAGCCAAAGACTGCGTCCGAGCACAGGAAG TCATCCAAACCAATCATGGAGAAAAGGAGACGCGCACGAATAAATGAAAGCTTGAGCCAGCTAAAAACGCTTATCTTGGATGCCCTTAAAAAAGAC AGCTCCAGGCACTCCAAGCTGGAGAAGGCAGATATCCTAGAGATGACAGTGAAACACCTCCGGACCCTGCAGCGAGCCCAGATGACTG CCGCTCTCAGCACCGACCCGACTGTCCTGGGCAAGTACCGCGCCGGATTCAGCGAGTGCATGAACGAGGTGACCCGCTTCCTGTCAACGTGCGAAGGGGTGAACACGGACGTCCGCACGCGCCTGCTGGGCCACCTGGCCAACTGCATGAGCCAGATCCACGCCCTTAACtacccgccgccgccgccgccccatCCAGCGCTGCCGCCCCCAGCTCCCGGCGGCCCGCACGGCCCCCCTTTCGGGCAACCTTTAGTGGCACTCCCCGGGGCCGCTGCGCCCcccgggggcgggggcgggggcgccGCGAGTGCTGGCAGCGGGAGCGCCGTGGCGTGCAAACTAGGGGCCGGCGCTGCAGCAGCAGCGGCCGCTGCCGACGGGGCTAAGGTGTTCGGCGGCTTCCAGGTGGTGCCGGCCCCCGACGGCCAGTTTGCCTTCCTCATCCCCAACGCGGCCTTCGCGCACAGCGGGCCGGTGATCCCCGTGTACACTCACGCGGGCGGCGGCGCCGCTGGCGCCGTGACCCCGTCCAGTGGCCCCTCGCTCACAGCCGACTCGGTGTGGAGACCCTGGTGA